The stretch of DNA CAGGTCATTGCCGCCGCGGAGCAAGCCCCGCAGCCTCTTCATCTGGCGATGTAGAGAAGTGGTGCCTCTATACGCGGGGTGGCGCTGGTCCGCAAGCGGGCGCAACCTTCATCGGTAACGCCGCGTTGGCGGAGAGATTTCCGGGAGAAGATCATGATTCTTAAGACGCTGTTCGCCACCAGTCTGCTGTCCGCCACGCTGCTCGCCTCGACCGCCTGTTCCGCACAGCCGGCGCCGGGGGGCAAGCCGTTCAAGGAGACGGTCGTCGCCGATTTCGATTCGCCCTGGGCGATGACGTTCCTGCCCGACAAGCGCATGCTGGTGACCGAAAAGAAGGGGCAGATGCTGCTCGTCTCCACCGACGGCAAGACGCGGCAGACGGTCGCGACGATCACGGTCGATTCGGCAGGGCAGGGCGGGCTGATGGACGTCGTCCTCGCCCCCGATTTCGCGACCAGCCAGCGCGTGTATTTCAGCTATTCGACCGCCGGCGAGGGCGGCAAGGGCGTCGTCCTCGCGCGCGGTCGCCTGCGTGCGAACGGTGGCGGCGGCGAGCGTCTCGGCGAGATCGAGACGATCTTCAGCGCGCGGCCCTTCGTCGAGGGCAACGGCCATTATTCCGGCCGCATCGCGTTCTCGCCCGACGGCAAATACCTGTTCTTCACTAATGGCGAACGCCAGAAATTCACCCCTGCGCAAGACCCGAAGATGACGCTGGGGAAAGTGTTGCGCCTGACGCTCGACGGCAAACCGCGCTCCCGGCAATCCGCTGGTTTCGAAGGGCTTCGCACCCGAGATCTGGAGCTATGGCCACCGCAACCTGCTCGGGATCGCGTTCGACGCGCAGGGCAATCTCTGGGAGCAGGAGATGGGCCCCAAGGGCGGCGACGAGGTCAATCTCATCAAGCCCGGCCTCAATTACGGCTGGCCCAACGCGTCGAACGGCAGCCACTATGACGGCCGCGACATCCCCGATCACAAGCCCGGCGATGGCTATGAACCGCCCAAGGTATCGTGGAACCCGGTAATTTCGCCCGGTGGCCTGATGATCTATTCTGGCAGCATGTTCCCGCAGTGGAAGGGCGACGCGTTCATCGGCGGGTTATCGTCGAAGGCACTGGTCCGCGTCGACCTGAACGGCACCAACGCGGCAAAAGGCGACCAATGGGACATGGGGGCAAGAATCCGCGAAGTCGACCAAGGCCCCGACGGCGCGATCTGGCTGCTGGAAGACGGCGGCGACTCGCAAGGCCGCCTGATCAAACTGACCGCGAAGTAAACTAAATTCCCCTCCCGCTTGCGGGAGGGGTTAGGGGAGGGCGCGACGTACGTACTGGCGACCGGTCTGTGAGGCACGCCCCTCCCCCGACCCCTCCCGCAAAGCGGAAGGGGAGCAGAAGCGCGCTAGTCGCGCACGATCAGGTAATTCATCCGCGCGGCGGCGATCGGCTTGTCCCGCTCGTCCTGCCACGCCGTCGCCTCGACATTGGCCACCCGCGTCCCCAACCGAGTCACAACCCCCGCCGCCCGCGTAGGCTTGTCGCGGCCACCGCGCATGAAGTCGACCGTGACGTTCACCGGCTTGATCCGCCCGCCACCCTCAGCCTCCAGCGCATGCTGCAAAGCCGCAATCGCCGCCATCTCCAGCAACCCCGAGATCGCACCCCCATGCAAAAACCCCGGCCGCCCCAGCACATCATCCGCAAACGGCATCAGCAGTACCGGCGGCGCGCCGTCCTCGGCTTCGACCGACACGCGGAGAATCTCCGCATAGGGCGGCAGGCCGATCGTCATGCCTCGATCCTCCTGTTGAGACCCATGCCGGCGACATCGCCGACAACCATGAACGTCCCCGCGACATGCGCCAGCGGATCGCCCGGATCGCCGTCATGCGCCTGCCCCCGCACGAACGCGATCGAGCGCGTGATCCGGTAGCATTCCCCGCGCCCGATCACCGTCTTCCCCGGTGTCGCCGGCCGCAGATAATCGACGCGCAGGTCGAGCGTCGCATGCGGTACGAACGCGTTGCGCTTGATCCAGATCGCCAGGCTCGTCGCCATGTCCATCATCGTGATGATCGGGCCCGACGCGATCACGCCGCTCGCCGGATCGCCGATCAGCCGTTCGTCATAGGGCAGCGCAAGCTCCGCCCAGTCGTCGCCATGCGCGTGATAGCGCATCCCCAGCGCGGCGCCGTGCCCGCCGAACCCGCGCGTCGCAAACCATTGTGGATCAAAACCAGCCATGCGCGGAGCCTCTACACGCCGTGTAAGCGCGCGCAACATTGCGGGCGGGGGCGGGGGCGTTTAGCGTCGCTACAAAGATCGAGAGGATCGCCAGAATGAACGACCGGGTCACCATCACCGTCGCCGAGGGCATCGCCGACGTCCGCCTCAACCGCGCCGTCAAGATGAACGCGATCGACCCAGCGATGTTCGAGGGCATCGCCGCCGCGATCGACCGGCTCAAGGGGATGACGGACGTCCGCTGCGTCGTCCTGTCCGGCGAAGGCAAGGCGTTCTGCGCCGGCCTCGACATGGCCTCGATGGCGAGCGGCGGCTCGGGGCTGGCACTCGGCGAGCGGACGGCGGAGGGCGCCAACCTTCCCCAGCAGGTCGCCTGGGGCTGGCGCACCTTGCCGATGCCGGTGATCGCCGCGGTCCACGGCGTCGCGTTTGGCGGCGGGTTCCAGATCATGTCGGGCGCCGACATCCGCATCGCACATCCGAGCGCGCGGTTCGCGATCCGCGAGGCGTATTGGGGCCTCGTCCCCGACATGGCCGGTATAGCCCTCTGGCGCACCCTCGCCCGCGACGACGTGCTGCGCGAACTGACCTACACCGCGAGGGAGTTCGATGGCGCCGAGGCGTTGCGGCACGGTTTCGTCACGCGTCTGTCCGAAGACCCGCTCGGCGAGGCGATGATGCTTGCTCGCGAGATCGCGGCGAGGAACCCCCACGCGATTCGCGGTTCGAAGCGCCTCTACAACCTTGCGGCGGATGCGGATGCCGCGACGGTCCTGCTCGCCGAGACGGAAGAGCAATTGAAGGTCATCCGCACCCCCAACCAGATCGAACAGGTCCGCGCCAACATGGAAAAGCGGGTGGCGGTGTTCGAGGAGTGAGCCGCCCGTCGTTCGCGGGAGAGTAACGCGAATCCGTCATCCTGACGAAAGTCAGGACCCAGAGTACCAAGTGCCGCCCTCAATAACCCTGGGTCCTGACTTTCGTCAGGATGACGGAGGGGGGATGGTTCAGAGGTGCCACCCTATTTCCAACCACCCCGGCGAAGGCCGGGGGCCAATTGGAAAGGTGGGAATGTCCTCGCTTAGCATCGTCCCCCAATTGGGCCCCGGCCTCCGCCGGGGTGGTGCGATACGGATGGCGGAGTGATGCGAGGCAAGGGCGCGGCACGGCAGAGCGGGCGAGAAGACCCCCTACTTCACCCGGTCATACGGCGTGAAATCTCGAAACCGGCAGTAGCCCGACGGAATCGACATGCCCGTC from Sphingomonas faeni encodes:
- a CDS encoding PaaI family thioesterase; translation: MTIGLPPYAEILRVSVEAEDGAPPVLLMPFADDVLGRPGFLHGGAISGLLEMAAIAALQHALEAEGGGRIKPVNVTVDFMRGGRDKPTRAAGVVTRLGTRVANVEATAWQDERDKPIAAARMNYLIVRD
- a CDS encoding PaaI family thioesterase codes for the protein MAGFDPQWFATRGFGGHGAALGMRYHAHGDDWAELALPYDERLIGDPASGVIASGPIITMMDMATSLAIWIKRNAFVPHATLDLRVDYLRPATPGKTVIGRGECYRITRSIAFVRGQAHDGDPGDPLAHVAGTFMVVGDVAGMGLNRRIEA
- a CDS encoding crotonase/enoyl-CoA hydratase family protein, producing MNDRVTITVAEGIADVRLNRAVKMNAIDPAMFEGIAAAIDRLKGMTDVRCVVLSGEGKAFCAGLDMASMASGGSGLALGERTAEGANLPQQVAWGWRTLPMPVIAAVHGVAFGGGFQIMSGADIRIAHPSARFAIREAYWGLVPDMAGIALWRTLARDDVLRELTYTAREFDGAEALRHGFVTRLSEDPLGEAMMLAREIAARNPHAIRGSKRLYNLAADADAATVLLAETEEQLKVIRTPNQIEQVRANMEKRVAVFEE